The window CGAAAAAAGCTTTAGCAGGCCATTCAGATTATGATGAGAAATGGGTGAAGGCACAGCTAAAAGCGGGCAATCAATTTACCTATTTTGGTGGGAAGCCACTTGATCAGCAAGTGAAAAAAAATAATACTGGCGGAGGTGGCGGTGGTACAGCGAGCGGTAACAATAGCGGTAGTAGTAATAATAACGGTACCGATACGCAGATCCCGCCAAAATATACGGAACGTGAATTACAGCTTTTAGCGAATGCAGTATACGGAGAAGCCAGGGGAGAGCCTTATGAAGGACAAGTCGCGGTCGCTGCTGTTATTTTAAATCGACTCGAGAGTTCGGAATTCCCAAATACAATTTCAGGAATAATCTTCCAACCTTTAGCGTTTACAGCTGTTGCTGATGGCCAAATTTGGCTTGAACCGAACCAACGTGCAAAAGAGGCAGTTATTGATGCTATGAATGGCTGGGATCCTTCGGAAAATGCGCTTTATTATTTTAATCCGAAAACAGCAACAAGTAAGTGGATTTGGTCACGACCTCAAATAAAACAAATTGGTGAGCATATTTTCTGTTCATAGATAGGAGGAAAACAGATGAGAACATTGCTCGTTATCTTAACTGCAGCAGTCATCGGTTTAGGAGCGTACAGCATTAATCTGCACGCTGATAAGGAAAGTCTACAACGTACCGTGCATGCGCAGTACACGGAAAAATTAACCGATGCCTCAGAAAAATTATCGTATTTACAAAGATCTGTTTCGCAGTCACTATTGTTTCAAGACGAACAAGCCATTCATAGTGAGCTGGATTCCGTTTGGCGACTAAGTTCAGAAGTTCGATCATCCATAGCGAATATTCCAATTGGACAAGAGCTTTCGAACGAGTGGCTCGGTTATTTAGGAAAACTTGGTGAAGAGGCCAAGAAAACGGCCAAAACGGGAGATTATGAGGCATGGCGAGAAAAAATGCCGCAAGTCTCTACAAATTTACAAGCACTATCCGATGAATGGACGACTGCAACGGTCGATTATTATAAACAGGATGGCAAAATGGATGTTTGGCTACGACAAGTAGACAACAAAAACCCAAATACCTCGTTTGATAATGTGAAAAGTACGTTAAAGGATTATGGTGAAAAAGATTTCCCACTGACATTAAGTGAATCGGATTGGCAGAAAAAAATTGAGCTAAAAGCATTACAGGATTCTGTGATTACAGAAAAAGAAGCGTTAGAAAAAGTGAAATACTTATTCCCATTAATTAAAGATGCTACATTTACGGTAACAAAAAGTAGTGATACTGCTCCGTATCCGTTTTATCATATCCAATTCCATCAAGGTATTCGTCTTGGATACGTCGATTTAACAGAAAAAGGTGGGCATTTACTGTCCTATTTAGTGGAGCGACCTGTTGGTGAGGCAAAACTTTCTCAAGAACAAATTACTAAAAAGGCAGAAGATCATTTAAAGCGACTTGGGATGAAAGATGTTACCTTTGTCGAATCGAGAGAAAACCATTTAGCATGGCATGTAACATTTGCTCGCGTTAACCCAAGTGACAAAGCTTTAATTTATGCAGATGGCGTACAATTAAAAATTGCCAAAGATACAGGTGAATTACTTGGTGCCAATGCTATGGAATATATTCAAGAAGAAACGATTAAACCGCAAACCGCAAAACCGATTGATTGGAAAACTTTCTTCGATGAAGATGTACGAGTAGAAGAAGTGAAAAATATTTACACGGATAATGGTCAATTCGAACAACGTCTTTGTTATGAAGTGATTGCCGTTCGTAATGGCCAGACGCAGGAAACATTCCGCATTGTGATTGATGCTGAAAATCATAATGTTTTAAAAGTGGAATATTTAACGTAAAGCCAAGAAAATGCTTCCAGTTCATATAGCAATAATTTGCATCTCGTGCGATAATGAATGTATATTTTTTGTTCGAGGAGATGCTCATGGAAATAAAAATTGGTACGCAATTACAACTTGAACCTACGTTTACAGAGCACGTAGAAAAATTCCGCTGTAAAGTTGTAGAACAAAAAGACAATATTATTTATATCGATTATCCAACAAATGTAATGACAAAGAAAACTGCCTTTTTGATAGATGGTTCCGAATTTAGAGTAACCTTCCATACGGAGGACAAAAATTCCTTTGCTTTTAATACAGAAGTGATTGGGCGAAAAGCAGGCAATATACCGATGATTATGTTGCACTGCCCACAAGCAGAGGAGTTCATCAAAATTCAGCGTCGTGAATATGTCCGTGTGGAAACGCCTGTGGATGTAGCGGTTCAATTTAAGGATTACAAATATCAATTCGTAACAGTGGATATTAGCGCTGGTGGTTTAGCACTTATCTTAAAAGGTGATGTGGCCTTCACAGATGGTGATGAAGTAAAGTTAACGATTGTTCTTCCGTTTGCCAATGGGGATGTTAACTATGTGACGACAGACGCTTTAGTGGTTCGTATTTTTGAAAAAGATGAGTTGAAGATTGCAACGATTCAGTTAACAGATACGGATGACGTCGATCAACAGCATATTGTACGTTTTTGCTTTGAACGACAGCTAGTAAATCGTCGTAAAGAAATGAATCCATTTGAAGACTAAATTTTCAAGAAAGCCCTCTTCTCAAAGAGGGCTTTTTTTGGTTATTATGATACAATATGGTGGATAGAAAGTAGGGAAGCACAGATGAAAAAAAATATTCAAATTGCGATTGATGGACCTGCAGGTGCTGGTAAAAGTACAATTGCAAAAATTGTTGCAGAATCACTAGGGTTCACTTATATCGACACAGGTGCAATGTATCGAGCAGTTACGTATAAAGCGATGCAACAAAACATACATTTAGATGATGAAGCAAAATTAGCAGAAATGTTAGCAGCTAGCACAATTGCTTTAAAGCCTTCTCCGCAAGGACAACTTGTCTTTTTAGATGGAGAGAACGTGTCAGCTGAAATCCGTTCTAACGAGGTAACATCATCTGTTTCACAAGTAGCTGCACATGCTAAGATTCGTCAACTCTTAGTGACACAGCAGCAAAAACTAGCGGCAAATGGTGGCGTTGTAATGGATGGACGCGATATTGCTACGCATGTGTTAAAGCATGCAGAACTTAAAATCTTTATGTCTGCAACTGTAGAAGAGCGAGCAAGACGCCGTTTTATTGACAATGAGAAACGAGGGATTGCGTCTTCCATCGAAAAGTTGCAAGCGGAAATCGCTTTGCGCGATAAAATGGACAGTGAGCGTGAAGCGTCACCACTGATTCAAGCGGAGGATGCAATATTTTTAGACACGACAGCGCTATCAATTGATGCTGCAGCACAAGCCATTTTAAAATTAGCACATGAAAAAATGGCATAAAGCCTAAAATTTCAGACATTTTTTGAATTTAAAGGATTTATTTTTGTCTTTGTCATCAATATCGAATAAAATAGTAAGGGAAGATGCGAAGGAGGGTTACATATGTCTGAAGAAATGAACTATGCAGAACAAACGTTTAACGAAGGTGATATCGTCAAAGGTATTGCAGAGCAGGTTGATGAAAAAGCAGTAACTGTTTCAATTCCAGGTGCGCCGTTTGACGGAATCGTACCAATTAGTGAATTATCGAGCTTACACATTGAAAGAGCGTCTGACGCTATCTCTGTTGGGGATGAGTTAGAGTTGATGATTACAAAAGTTGAAGATGAAAACTATGTATTATCAAAACGTAAAGTAGATGCCTTAAAAGCGTGGGACACACTTGAACAACAATTTGCAGCAGAAGAAGTATTTGAAGCTGAAGTTAAAGATATTGTAAAAGGTGGTCTTGTCGTAGATTTAGGAGTACGTGGCTTCGTTCCGGCATCCCTTGTAGAAGATTATTTTGTTGATGATTTTGAAGGCTATAAAGGTAAATCTTTAAGCTTTAAAATTGTTGAGCTAGATAAAGAAAAAAATCGTTTAATTTTATCTCACCGTGCGGTAGTAGAATCTGAAAAGGCTTCTCAAAAGAAACAAGTCATTAAACAAATTAAAGCTGGTGATGTATTAGACGGTAAAGTGCAACGCATAGCATCCTTTGGTGCATTCATTGATCTTGGTGGTATCGATGGACTTGTGCATATTTCACAAGTATCTCATGAGCATGTGAGTGATGTGAGCGAAGTGTTATCAGAAGGACAAGGCGTACAGGTTAAAGTTCTTTCTGTAGACCCAGAAAATGAGCGTATTTCTTTATCCATTAAAGATACGATTCCTGGACCTTGGTCAAATATCGAAGAGCGTGCTGCAAAAGGCACAGTGCTTGATGGAAGAGTGAAGCGCCTTACTTCATTTGGTGCATTCGTGGAAGTTTTACCAGGTGTAGAGGGCTTAGTGCATATTTCGCAAATTGCGCATAAGCATATTAACACACCACATGAAGCATTAAAAGAAGGACAAGAGGTACAGGTAAAGGTACTTGATGTCAATGCAAATGAAGGTCGTCTTGCACTAAGCATCAAGGATTTACTAGAGAATCCAGATGCTGAAGAAGTAATCGACTATGAATTACCTGAAGAAAACACAGGGTTCTCTTTCGGTGATGTCATTGGCGATCAACTGAAAAACTTTAAATAACTAAAAAAAGAGGCTGGACATAAATAGTTTCGGTTCACGTAAAAAATCGAGATTGCATGATGCAATCTCGATTTTGCGTTTGATTTTGACAATATGTAGTGGAGGATTATCCTCGTACCGCATATTTTCTTAAATTTACGGCCATTAATGCAAGGCCGATTTCGTTCTCAGCTTTCGATTTTCCACGGACAGAAAATCGTGTGAAACCTAAATTAGCTTTCAAGAATCCGAAAATCGGCTCCATGTCAACTTTGCGTTGACGGTAAATCATAGCCGTTTCTTCTTCTGAAAGCTTCGCTCTAACATATTCTTTTTGTTCTTCCCATTTCTCATTGACCATGAGCTTTCGATTCGTACCTTCTTGTGCTTTTGTACAAAATTCACGCAATGGACAATCTGTACATTTTTCACATTCATAAATCTTTGAATTGACGCTTAAAACTCGATTTATCTGTTCGAACGGAATTATACTGGAAAGTCAACTGCTTTTCATTCGGACAAGTATAAATAGCACGCTCTGCATCGTATACCCAATTGCTTATTTTGAACGGGTCATTTTTAAACTTTCTTTCTGTGTTAATTTTTGTAGGGGTACTTAAATTTTATCAGAAGATGTCCTTTTTTTATGCCTAAAATTATGAATGGATTTATTAAAATCGAAGTGTTTCAATAGTTGTTCGGAGCGAAAGCGTCCGCCGTAGCGGAGAAAAATGGCTACGAAGTAGACTGAAAAAACAAAGCCTCGAAGAGTTTACTAATCGTAAAATTTTCGAGGCTTTTCATTTTTGAGGTGAGTTGTTTTGTCCCAGTCTCCTTTTTTTGATAGAATCGCCGAACTGAAGGATAGAGTTTTCAAATTGGTGGATAATCACGATTATTTGGCGCTTAAAAGTGCCGAACTGCTAGATCGAACAGTAAAAAGCGACCCTTTGATGGATATGATATGATATAATGGCATTTTTCGTGTATAATAGCGAAAGACAAGAAGTTGGAAGGATGAAGTACAGATGACGAAACCAGTAGTAGCCATCGTAGGTCGTCCGAACGTAGGTAAGTCGACGATTTTTAATCGTATCGTGGGAGAACGTGTATCGATTGTGGAAGATATTCCAGGCGTTACACGTGATCGTATTTATAGTTCGGCAGAGTGGTTAACACATGACTTTAATATTATTGATACGGGTGGTATTGAGATTGGAGACGAGCCGTTTTTAGAACAAATTCGTCAACAAGCAGAGATTGCCATCGAAGAAGCGGACGTTATTATTTTTATGACTAATGGTCGTGAAGGCGTAACGGCGGCTGATGAACAAGTTGCTAAAATTTTATACAAAACGAAAAAGCCAGTTGTATTAGCCGTTAATAAAATTGATAATCCAGACATGCGCGAAATGATTTATGATTTCTATGCACTTGGCTTTGGCGAGCCTTGGCCAATTTCAGGCTCTCACGGCTTGGGCTTAGGGGATTTATTAGATGAGTGCGCGAAGCACTTCCCACAAGAAGATGAAGAACAATATGGAGACGATGTCATTAAATTCTCTTTAATTGGTCGACCAAATGTTGGGAAATCTTCGTTAGTAAATGCATTCTTAGGTCAAGATCGCGTGATTGTAAGTGACATCGCTGGGACAACTCGTGATGCCATTGATACGCCTTACGAATATGATGAACAGGAATATGTCATCATTGATACAGCAGGTATGCGTAAAAAAGGTAAAGTGTATGAAACAACAGAGAAATATTCTGTGTTACGTGCATTGCGTGCAATTGAACGCTCTGATGTTGTCTTGGTTGTTCTGAATGCAGAAGAAGGTATTCAAGAACAAGACAAAAAAATCGCGGGTTATGCGCATGAAGCGGGTAAAGCTGTTATTATCGTTGTTAATAAATGGGATACCATTGAAAAAGACGATAAAACGATGAATGTCCATACAAAACAAATTCGTGAGCATTTCTTATTCTTAGACTATGCACCAATTATTTTCGTGTCAGCGAATACGAAACAACGTGTACACCAAATTTTACCGATTATCCAACGTGTAAGTGAAAATCACGCGATGCGTATCCAATCATCTATTCTTAATGAGGTGATTGAGGATGCTGTGGCACGTAACCCAGCGCCAACTGATAAAGGCCGTCGTTTACGACTTTATTATACAACGCAAGTGGCGATTAAACCGCCAACATTCGTGGTCTTTGTGAACGAAACGGAACTAATGCACTTCTCTTATGAACGTTTCTTAGAAAACCGT of the Lysinibacillus fusiformis genome contains:
- the sleB gene encoding spore cortex-lytic enzyme, whose amino-acid sequence is MRLLSILFCLMFAVSIVSIPQNDAIAFSDQQITRGAYGDDVIELQARLQYLGFYTSKIDGKFGYNTYWALRNFQDKYGLPVDGIAGTKTKKALAGHSDYDEKWVKAQLKAGNQFTYFGGKPLDQQVKKNNTGGGGGGTASGNNSGSSNNNGTDTQIPPKYTERELQLLANAVYGEARGEPYEGQVAVAAVILNRLESSEFPNTISGIIFQPLAFTAVADGQIWLEPNQRAKEAVIDAMNGWDPSENALYYFNPKTATSKWIWSRPQIKQIGEHIFCS
- a CDS encoding PepSY1/2 domain-containing protein; this translates as MRTLLVILTAAVIGLGAYSINLHADKESLQRTVHAQYTEKLTDASEKLSYLQRSVSQSLLFQDEQAIHSELDSVWRLSSEVRSSIANIPIGQELSNEWLGYLGKLGEEAKKTAKTGDYEAWREKMPQVSTNLQALSDEWTTATVDYYKQDGKMDVWLRQVDNKNPNTSFDNVKSTLKDYGEKDFPLTLSESDWQKKIELKALQDSVITEKEALEKVKYLFPLIKDATFTVTKSSDTAPYPFYHIQFHQGIRLGYVDLTEKGGHLLSYLVERPVGEAKLSQEQITKKAEDHLKRLGMKDVTFVESRENHLAWHVTFARVNPSDKALIYADGVQLKIAKDTGELLGANAMEYIQEETIKPQTAKPIDWKTFFDEDVRVEEVKNIYTDNGQFEQRLCYEVIAVRNGQTQETFRIVIDAENHNVLKVEYLT
- a CDS encoding flagellar brake protein; the encoded protein is MEIKIGTQLQLEPTFTEHVEKFRCKVVEQKDNIIYIDYPTNVMTKKTAFLIDGSEFRVTFHTEDKNSFAFNTEVIGRKAGNIPMIMLHCPQAEEFIKIQRREYVRVETPVDVAVQFKDYKYQFVTVDISAGGLALILKGDVAFTDGDEVKLTIVLPFANGDVNYVTTDALVVRIFEKDELKIATIQLTDTDDVDQQHIVRFCFERQLVNRRKEMNPFED
- the cmk gene encoding (d)CMP kinase; the encoded protein is MKKNIQIAIDGPAGAGKSTIAKIVAESLGFTYIDTGAMYRAVTYKAMQQNIHLDDEAKLAEMLAASTIALKPSPQGQLVFLDGENVSAEIRSNEVTSSVSQVAAHAKIRQLLVTQQQKLAANGGVVMDGRDIATHVLKHAELKIFMSATVEERARRRFIDNEKRGIASSIEKLQAEIALRDKMDSEREASPLIQAEDAIFLDTTALSIDAAAQAILKLAHEKMA
- the rpsA gene encoding 30S ribosomal protein S1 encodes the protein MSEEMNYAEQTFNEGDIVKGIAEQVDEKAVTVSIPGAPFDGIVPISELSSLHIERASDAISVGDELELMITKVEDENYVLSKRKVDALKAWDTLEQQFAAEEVFEAEVKDIVKGGLVVDLGVRGFVPASLVEDYFVDDFEGYKGKSLSFKIVELDKEKNRLILSHRAVVESEKASQKKQVIKQIKAGDVLDGKVQRIASFGAFIDLGGIDGLVHISQVSHEHVSDVSEVLSEGQGVQVKVLSVDPENERISLSIKDTIPGPWSNIEERAAKGTVLDGRVKRLTSFGAFVEVLPGVEGLVHISQIAHKHINTPHEALKEGQEVQVKVLDVNANEGRLALSIKDLLENPDAEEVIDYELPEENTGFSFGDVIGDQLKNFK
- the der gene encoding ribosome biogenesis GTPase Der, producing the protein MTKPVVAIVGRPNVGKSTIFNRIVGERVSIVEDIPGVTRDRIYSSAEWLTHDFNIIDTGGIEIGDEPFLEQIRQQAEIAIEEADVIIFMTNGREGVTAADEQVAKILYKTKKPVVLAVNKIDNPDMREMIYDFYALGFGEPWPISGSHGLGLGDLLDECAKHFPQEDEEQYGDDVIKFSLIGRPNVGKSSLVNAFLGQDRVIVSDIAGTTRDAIDTPYEYDEQEYVIIDTAGMRKKGKVYETTEKYSVLRALRAIERSDVVLVVLNAEEGIQEQDKKIAGYAHEAGKAVIIVVNKWDTIEKDDKTMNVHTKQIREHFLFLDYAPIIFVSANTKQRVHQILPIIQRVSENHAMRIQSSILNEVIEDAVARNPAPTDKGRRLRLYYTTQVAIKPPTFVVFVNETELMHFSYERFLENRIRETFDFEGTPIRLITRARA